Sequence from the Ereboglobus luteus genome:
GTTTTTGTTTTTCGCGGGGACGAGCCCGGCGCATTACGAGGAGGTGTTGCGCGAGATCGACGCCGAGATCGCCCGCGTGCAATCGGGCAGGATCGGCGAGGACGAGGTGGAGCGCTGCCGCGTGCGCCTGAAGGCGGGGCGGCGGATGAGCCTGCAGACAAACGCCTCGCGCGCGATGCAGGCCGGCCTGAACGCGCTCTACGGCCAGCCGGTGAACGACTGGCTCAACTACGACAAGCGCATCGACGCGGTGGGCGCGAAGGACCTGCGCGATTTTGCGCGCCGGCACTTCAAGCGCGCGCTGCGCACGCAGCTGGTGGTGAAGCCGTGAATCCGCGGCACGGGCCGAATCAACGACTTTACTGCGGGGGCAGCTTCCATTTTGCCTGCCGCAGCACGGCGCGCGGGGACTCCTTTAGTCGCTCATACCAGACGGTGAGGAGCGTGCCGTCGGCGAGCTCGGCGGTGCTGGGATAACCGAGGTCGGACGAGTCGCCGTCACTGGAAATGGTGATGGGGTCTCCCCAAGTTTTTCCGTTGTCCGTGCTGACGCGGGCTTGGTTGCCGAAGGGCGCGCGACGATAGCCATAGGTCATCACAAGGCGGTTGTCGCGCAGTCGCAACAGGTGCGACGGCAGCCCCCACACGCCTATGGGATGAGGCTCGGTCCATGTCCTGCCGCCGTCCGCGGACTCGGACTGGAGGGTTTCGCGATTGTTGTTTTTGCCGTGGGTGCGTATCTGCGCGATGAGCGTGCCATCGCCTGCCTCGACTGCGTGCAGCTCATGATAACTCGCGATGCTGTCTCCGGGGCGCGCGGGGATGCTTGCCAGCCATTGCCAGGTGAGGCCGTCGTCGCGGGACTCGGCGACGCCGATTTTCTTTTCCTTGGTCCAGAGCTGTTTTCCGACGTAGAGCAGGCGGCCATCCTTGAGCTGGATGGGGCCGTGCGGGCTGTTGACGATGGTGGGGATAAGCGCCGACCAAGTTTTTCCACCATCGGTGCTGCGGATGCTCCATTCGCCCAGTTGCGATTTCCTTTCCTCGGCGTCCAGCCACGCATGGGCTGCCTGCCACGCCGGCAGGCGGCCTTCGCGCACATGCGAACTCTTTTTGCCCGCGAGGACGGCGTTGAGCTGACTCGCATAATGGGAGGAGGTGAAGGTGGTGACGATTAAGGTGCCTTTCGCCGTTTCCATCACGCCGGCGTCACGATCATCCATCGCCGTGTCAAGCAGCACGCGGGGCCATGTCCAGGTGCGGCCATCATCCCGCGAGATCATGGCCACCACTTGGCCGAATGGGCAGATGTGGCCGTCCCGTCCCCCGGACCAGACGACCCAGAGTTCATTGTTGTCACGGCGAGCCACAGTGGGCCAGCCGTGATAATATTCCGGCTGCTGGCTGATGACATTGGTTTCAAGAATGACGGCGGGGTCGCCCAGTGCGAACAAGAAGGAGAGAAACACCAGGGGGAGAATTATTGGGGATTTTATGCGTTTCATATTTAAATATTAATAATCGATAAGGGGACCGGCGGGGTTGATTTGCAATGGTGCTTATACAAAGGCGGGGCGGAACTCGGGCGCCCGGATTTGGAAAACAAACGGCGGCATGCGTCGGATTTTGATGGTTTGTATTGTCCGAGCGTCCCCGGATATTCGTTTCTACGACGTCGCAGCGAGCTGGCCGCAGCCGGCGGCGATGTCGATGCCGCGTCGCTGGCGGATCGTGCTCGGTAGATTGTAGGTGGCGAGCACGGCTTGGAATTTTTTCGCGGCATCGGTGTGTCCGGGCGCGCCGGCGTAGCCGGTGGTGGGGTTGAGCGGGATCAGGTTTACTTGCGCCTGGATTCCGGTGAGGAGGCGTCCGACGGCGTGGGCGTGGTCCTCGGTGTCGTTTTGGCCGTCGATGAGCGTCCACTCGAAAAAGATGCGGCGGTTGAGTTTTTCCGCATAGTAGCGGCAGGCGTCGATCAACTGGTCGAGCGGCCAGCGTTTGGCGGCGGGGACGAGTTTGCTGCGCTCGGCTTGAGTGGCGGCGTGCAACGAGACGGCGAGGTGGATCGGGCTGGCCTCGTTGGCCATGCGCATGATGCCGGGAACGACGCCGACGGTGCTGAGTGTGATGCGGCGCGCGCCGAGCGCGAGGCCGCTGCCGTCGCGCATGATTTCTGCGGCGCGCATAACGGCGTCGTAATTGTGGAGCGGCTCGCCCATGCCCATGAGCACGACGTTGCGGAGGCGCTCGCCCTGCGCCTTGAGAATGCGCTGCACATGGAGCGCCTGCGCGACGATTTCGGATGCGGTGAGGTGCCGCGCGAAACCCATTTGCCCGGTGGCGCAAAACACGCAGCCCATCGCGCAACCGGCCTGCGAGCTGATGCAGGCGGTGACGCGCCCGGTGAAACGCATGAGGACGGTTTCAATTTTTTTGCCGTCGGCGAGCGCGAGGAGATATTTGCGCGTGAAGCCGTCGGTGCTGCGCGCCTCGTGCGAGACGGGGAGAATGTTGAACGCGGTTTCGGCCTGGAGGCGGTCCATGAGGCGCGCGGGAATGTCGGGCATGGCGGCGGAATCGAGCGCCCCGGCAGCCTCGTAGTAGAGATAGTTCCAAAGGCGCGCGGCATGCACCGGTGAAAAATCCCACGAG
This genomic interval carries:
- the rlmN gene encoding 23S rRNA (adenine(2503)-C(2))-methyltransferase RlmN; this translates as MQQPASPHASPTDLHGLTRDELRALITSWDFSPVHAARLWNYLYYEAAGALDSAAMPDIPARLMDRLQAETAFNILPVSHEARSTDGFTRKYLLALADGKKIETVLMRFTGRVTACISSQAGCAMGCVFCATGQMGFARHLTASEIVAQALHVQRILKAQGERLRNVVLMGMGEPLHNYDAVMRAAEIMRDGSGLALGARRITLSTVGVVPGIMRMANEASPIHLAVSLHAATQAERSKLVPAAKRWPLDQLIDACRYYAEKLNRRIFFEWTLIDGQNDTEDHAHAVGRLLTGIQAQVNLIPLNPTTGYAGAPGHTDAAKKFQAVLATYNLPSTIRQRRGIDIAAGCGQLAATS
- a CDS encoding sialidase family protein, which encodes MKRIKSPIILPLVFLSFLFALGDPAVILETNVISQQPEYYHGWPTVARRDNNELWVVWSGGRDGHICPFGQVVAMISRDDGRTWTWPRVLLDTAMDDRDAGVMETAKGTLIVTTFTSSHYASQLNAVLAGKKSSHVREGRLPAWQAAHAWLDAEERKSQLGEWSIRSTDGGKTWSALIPTIVNSPHGPIQLKDGRLLYVGKQLWTKEKKIGVAESRDDGLTWQWLASIPARPGDSIASYHELHAVEAGDGTLIAQIRTHGKNNNRETLQSESADGGRTWTEPHPIGVWGLPSHLLRLRDNRLVMTYGYRRAPFGNQARVSTDNGKTWGDPITISSDGDSSDLGYPSTAELADGTLLTVWYERLKESPRAVLRQAKWKLPPQ